The Candidatus Eremiobacteraceae bacterium genome has a segment encoding these proteins:
- the tpx gene encoding thiol peroxidase, with protein MPIDLAPERTGVVTWKGNPITLQGRAVAAGDKAPDFQLSGGDLSEVTLNDALDGGKRAVMFLVVPSLDTGLCSLETGKFSKRVDEIPADKLKTYAVSMDLPFAQKRWCVAETVQNIGMLSDYRDHSFGYAFGVRAKEKGLLTRAIIIIGGDGIVRYVQLVPDATSEPDYEAAMTAAKAAAGA; from the coding sequence ATGCCAATCGATCTAGCGCCTGAGCGCACCGGCGTCGTCACCTGGAAGGGCAACCCCATCACACTTCAAGGCCGGGCAGTGGCGGCAGGCGATAAGGCGCCGGATTTCCAGCTCTCGGGCGGCGATCTCTCGGAAGTCACGCTGAACGATGCGCTCGACGGAGGTAAGCGTGCAGTGATGTTCCTTGTCGTACCGTCGCTGGACACCGGCCTTTGCTCCCTCGAGACCGGGAAGTTCAGCAAGCGCGTTGACGAGATTCCCGCGGACAAGCTCAAGACGTATGCGGTCAGCATGGATCTGCCGTTCGCGCAAAAGCGATGGTGCGTCGCGGAGACCGTGCAGAATATCGGCATGCTGTCCGACTACCGCGATCATTCTTTCGGCTATGCTTTTGGCGTGCGCGCCAAAGAAAAAGGCTTGCTCACACGTGCGATCATCATCATCGGCGGCGATGGTATCGTTCGCTACGTTCAGCTGGTCCCCGACGCGACATCCGAGCCGGACTACGAAGCGGCGATGACCGCCGCGAAAGCAGCCGCCGGAGCCTAA